The Dokdonia sp. 4H-3-7-5 genomic interval TACCAACATGAATGGCTTACTATACGAGAAAAACGTGATGTGCTGCATACAGAGTATATAAACCAAATGGAATGGTGCGACTTTAAAGCATTTGACCATATTCTCAGTGAGATTCCAGATCACTCAATGCTACAACTAGGTAATAGTAGTACTGTAAGATATGCACAGCTATTTGATATTAATAAAACGCTTGAGGTTTATTGTAATAGAGGAACTAGTGGTATAGACGGAAGCACGAGTACAGCAATAGGTGCTGCTATGGTAAGTGCGAAGCCTACTACATTCATCACGGGAGAGCTAAGTTTCTTTTACGATAGCAATGCACTGTGGAATAAGAATATTCCGCAAGATTTTAAAATCATCGTTATAAACAATAGTGGAGGAGGCATTTTCCGTATTCTACCTAATAAGGATAAGAACACAGATAACTTTGATGAGTTTTTTGAAACTACGCACGACCTTTCGGCAGAGAAGTTATGTGAGATGTATAATTTCAAATACTTGAAAGCAGATAGTGAGGAGAGTTGTGCTTTCGCGAAAGCGGAGTTATATGCATCAAATGATAAACCTGCTTTGCTTGAAATCTTCACACCGCGCAAAATCAACGATAAAGTGCTACTTGATTACTTTAACTTTATCAAGTGATCTTTTTTAAGGATAGTTTAACTTTTTGTTTATCTTTAAGATGTAATAAAGAATTAACTAAACTAGTAACAATACAATTATGAGCAAAAGAGAAGAACTCATCGCCAAATATGCAGATGATTTAAAGAACAAATGTGGAGTAACTCCAGATATGGATTTCCTTACAAAAGTAACAATAGGTTGTGGACCGTCTATCTATAATAAAGACTCATCTACAGTTTCTGGAGGTTCTGATTCTGAAATCGCTACTGTTAAGAATAACTTCTTAATAAAAAAGCTAGGTCTTGCAGATAGCGCAGACCTAGATAAGGCTATCGATAGTGTTCTTGAAACATACGGAAAGTCTAATCGTAATAAATACCGTGCAGTAGTATACTATATGCTAGCAAAGCACTTTAAGAAAGAGTCTGTTTACAAATAGATTACTCTTACAATATCTAAAAACGCCTTGACTTACCCTCAAGGCGTTTTTTTATGAGGTAACTATTAAATTACTTAATTTGTATTTGACATTGTGCTTGAAGTTTTATCGTTTTCTACCCTATAGATTAAGTCTATAGTAGATGGTTGTTTGTAATTTAAGTAATCGTATTTTTGCATTTTAATTAAGATTATGTTAGATATAGGAAAGTACCATATAATGAGAATAGATAGAGAGACAGAGCCTGGGCTTTTTCTTTCTAATGAAGCAGGAGATGATGTTTTGTTACCCAATAAATATGTTCCAGAAGAATATAAAATATGGGATGAACTTAACGTGTATGTTTATCTAGATCATGAAGAAAGACCAGTAGCGACGACTCTTAAGCCGTTTATAGAGCTTAATAACTTTGGTTATTTAAGATGTACTGCGGTAAATGAAGTAGGAGCATTTTTAGATTGGGGTCTTGAGAAAGAACTTTTCGTGCCTTTTGCTCAACAAGCTAGACCTATGAAAGTAGGTAGCTGGTACATCGTGTATATGTATCTAGACGCAAAAACAAATCGTCTTGCAGCAACAAGTAAAACCATGAAGTATTTATCTAACGATAATATTGAGGTAAAGAAATTTGATAAAGTAGAGGTGATTATTTCACACATTACAGAGCGCGGTGCAAATGCAATTGTAGATGGAAAACATAAAGGTCTTATATATAAGGAAGATATTTTTGAGGATATAAGAACTGGTGATAAACTTGAAGCATGGGTAAAGAAAATACGCCCAGATGGAAAAATTGACTTAGTACTTCAAGAAGAAGGATATAAAAGTATAGAGCCTAATGCGCAGTATATCTTTGACGAACTTCAAGCAAATGACGGATTCATGACTT includes:
- a CDS encoding DUF2853 family protein, translated to MSKREELIAKYADDLKNKCGVTPDMDFLTKVTIGCGPSIYNKDSSTVSGGSDSEIATVKNNFLIKKLGLADSADLDKAIDSVLETYGKSNRNKYRAVVYYMLAKHFKKESVYK
- a CDS encoding S1 RNA-binding domain-containing protein — encoded protein: MLDIGKYHIMRIDRETEPGLFLSNEAGDDVLLPNKYVPEEYKIWDELNVYVYLDHEERPVATTLKPFIELNNFGYLRCTAVNEVGAFLDWGLEKELFVPFAQQARPMKVGSWYIVYMYLDAKTNRLAATSKTMKYLSNDNIEVKKFDKVEVIISHITERGANAIVDGKHKGLIYKEDIFEDIRTGDKLEAWVKKIRPDGKIDLVLQEEGYKSIEPNAQYIFDELQANDGFMTLHDKSDPVDIQNQLGLSKKSFKKAIGTLYRDRKILIKEDGIHLID